The Solanum lycopersicum chromosome 6, SLM_r2.1 genome has a window encoding:
- the LOC101260945 gene encoding uncharacterized protein: protein MQLSIFRSGVNRIPNCPIGILNLINICLLLIVSIPTIQGMRMHPLSLNPKIGRIDSNFSQQQQHVPNSAMKKLRRLPHVFNYFLELPFRSDADVAVEEKEGFFRFVAKIELGGAWNGQVRAQAVEIYPGVTKIVVRKGNGDGDDDEKLNVDTWRYRLPASTMPEMATAVFVDGELVVTVPKDDHGHGEFDNRGVWRDVDQLVLVQ, encoded by the coding sequence ATGCAATTATCAATCTTCCGATCAGGGGTCAATAGAATTCCAAATTGCCCTATTGGAATTTTGAATCTTATCAACATCTGTCTTCTACTTATCGTTTCAATTCCAACAATTCAGGGTATGAGAATGCATCCTCTCTCCTTGAATCCAAAAATTGGACGAATTGATTCTAATTTTTCACAACAGCAACAACACGTTCCTAATTCCGCAATGAAGAAACTCCGGAGACTTCCTCACGTAtttaactactttttggaattGCCGTTCCGTTCTGATGCAGATGTGGCGGTCGAAGAGAAGGAAGGATTCTTCCGTTTCGTGGCGAAAATCGAACTAGGAGGAGCTTGGAATGGACAAGTGAGAGCACAGGCAGTAGAGATTTATCCTGGGGTAACGAAGATCGTTGTGAGAAAGGGAAATGGAGACGGTGATGACGATGAAAAATTGAATGTGGATACATGGAGGTACAGGTTGCCTGCTTCGACTATGCCGGAGATGGCCACAGCGGTATTTGTGGACGGTGAGCTTGTAGTGACGGTGCCCAAGGATGACCATGGCCATGGAGAGTTTGATAATAGAGGTGTTTGGAGAGACGTTGACCAACTTGTTCTTGTACAATAG
- the LOC101260650 gene encoding uncharacterized protein isoform X2 encodes MEAKCCKRFWHWCYRCFHCHLVRRLNNLVRMNLTAGVGFYYGIRRFAKCVDSEIEHILSQHGTRLQTGLAEIMLKKYQHDPHVLQRVSKHFFCENVYNDDSTDQPKPRWRFRNSFEEDVASAHMTYDDAFYNKKINSVKTDLRKTNLQRRKINMSAAADVLEAIEDPFDCIFGSSASVQDIHHPDAFSSLPRRHNYNQKRSQRRHRMRHKENMDV; translated from the exons ATGGAAGCAAAATGCTGTAAGAGATTTTGGCATTGGTGCTACCGGTGCTTCCATTGCCACTTGGTTAG AAGGCTGAATAACCTAGTTCGTATGAACCTGACAGCAG GTGTTGGTTTCTATTATGGCATTAGGAGATTTGCTAAGTGTGTGGATTCAGAAATTGAACATATTCTCTCTCAGCATGGGACTCGTTTGCAAACGGGGTTGGCAGAAAT AATGTTGAAGAAGTATCAGCATGATCCGCACGTATTGCAACGTGTCTCCAAACATTTTTTCTGTGAGAATGTTTATAACGACGACTCGACAGACCAGCCAAAACCAAGGTGGCGCTTTCGGAACTCCTTTGAGGAAGATGTTGCTTCTGCTCATATGACATATGATGATGCCTTTTAcaataagaaaatcaattcgGTGAAAACTGATCTGAGGAAGACCAATCTACAGCGCAGGAAAATTAAT ATGAGTGCAGCAGCTGATGTTCTGGAGGCAATTGAAGACCCATTTGACTGCATATTTGGCTCTTCAGCAAGTGTCCAAGATATTCATCATCCTGATGCATTTAGCTCACTGCCTAGAAGGCATAACTATAACCAGAAAAGGTCCCAGCGTAGGCATAGGATGCGTCACAAGGAGAACATGGATGTTTGA
- the LOC101260056 gene encoding folate-biopterin transporter 1, chloroplastic-like isoform X2 yields the protein MSVTVAMPEDPVQQENDAEPLLHSTDRNEDLLTTTSNEDSSSSDKTCCHKDKNSISSARCFGVELTPDNIAVAMVYFVQGVLGLSDLAVSFYLKDDLHLDPAEAAVISGFSSLPWLIKPLYGFISDSFPLFGYRRRSYLVLSGLLGALSWFLMATFVDSKYGAAFCILIGSLSVAFSDVVVDSMVVERARGESQSMSGSLQSLCWGSSACGGIFSSYFSGSLVEVYGVRSVFGVTALLPLITSAVSLLVKEEPVLGPARNLSLRNGFFESSKSSIIQLWGAVKQPNVFLPTLFIFLFQTTPQSGSATFFFITNKLGFTPEFLGRLKLVTSVASLIGVALYNGFLKKVPLRKIFLVTTIIGSALGMTQVLLVTGLNRKFGISDEWFSIGDSLILSVLGQVYIKRL from the exons ATGTCAGTCACCGTTGCAATGCCGGAAGACCCAGTCCAACAAGAAAATGATGCTGAACCGTTGCTTCATTCTACAGACC GAAATGAAGATCTCCTGACAACCACTAGCAATGAAGATTCTAGTTCATCTGATAAAACTTGCTGTCACAAGGACAAAAATTCTATTAGCTCAGCCAGATGCTTCGGGGTGGAGCTAACCCCAGATAACATTGCTGTTGCTATGGTATATTTTGTTCAAGGGGTCTTGGGCCTTTCAGATCTTGCTGTTAGCTTTTATTTGAAAGATGACCTACACCTAGACCCTGCAGAG GCAGCTGTGATATCTGGTTTCTCATCATTGCCATGGCTTATAAAGCCGTTATATGGATTCATCAG TGATTCCTTCCCACTCTTTGGATACCGGAGAAGGTCATATTTGGTACTATCTGGACTTCTTGGAGCACTCTCATGGTTTTTGATGGCCACCTTTGTAGACAGCAAGTATGGTGCTGCTTTCTGCATACTTATTGGTTCTCTTTCTGTTGCTTTCTCAGATGTT GTTGTAGATTCCATGGTCGTTGAAAGGGCACGTGGTGAGTCCCAAAGCATGTCAGGATCTCTTCAGTCACTTTGCTGGGGTTCTTCAGCATGTGGTGGAATTTTCAGTTCTTACTTCAGTGGATCCCTTGTGGAAGTTTATGGCGTGAg GTCCGTTTTTGGTGTAACAGCATTACTTCCACTGATAACATCTGCAGTATCTTTGCTTGTGAAAGAGGAGCCTGTACTTGGCCCAGCAAGGAATCTCTCTTTAAGAAATGGCTTCTTTGAGAGTTCAAAAAGTAGCATTATCCAGTTATGGGGAGCTGTTAAGCAGCCTAATGTTTTTCTTCCCACACTATTTATTTTCCTATTTCAGACAACACCACAGTCAGGTTCTGCTACGTTTTTCTTCAT AACCAATAAACTTGGTTTCACTCCAGAATTTTTAGGCCGCCTTAAGCTTGTTACTTCAGTTGCATCACTTATTGGTGTTGCACTTTACAATGGTTTCTTAAAGAAAGTTCCTTTAAGGAAAATATTCCTTGTGACAACTATTATTGGTTCAGCTCTTGGGATGACACAG GTTCTGCTGGTAACTGGATTAAACCGAAAGTTTGGCATTAGTGATGAGTGGTTTTCAATTGGGGATTCCTTGATTCTATCTGTTCTTGGTCAG GTATATATAAAGAGATTATGA
- the LOC101260650 gene encoding uncharacterized protein isoform X1: MAEALFELEETLISRKEALTSEEAKLLNSWKQNAVRDFGIGATGASIATWLVTRRLNNLVRMNLTAGVGFYYGIRRFAKCVDSEIEHILSQHGTRLQTGLAEIMLKKYQHDPHVLQRVSKHFFCENVYNDDSTDQPKPRWRFRNSFEEDVASAHMTYDDAFYNKKINSVKTDLRKTNLQRRKINMSAAADVLEAIEDPFDCIFGSSASVQDIHHPDAFSSLPRRHNYNQKRSQRRHRMRHKENMDV, encoded by the exons ATGGCGGAAGCCCTCTTCGAGCTGGAAGAAACTCTCATCTCCAGAAAG GAAGCTCTGACGAGTGAAGAAGCTAAACTACTTAATTCATGGAAGCAAAATGCTGTAAGAGATTTTGGCATTGGTGCTACCGGTGCTTCCATTGCCACTTGGTTAG TAACCAGAAGGCTGAATAACCTAGTTCGTATGAACCTGACAGCAG GTGTTGGTTTCTATTATGGCATTAGGAGATTTGCTAAGTGTGTGGATTCAGAAATTGAACATATTCTCTCTCAGCATGGGACTCGTTTGCAAACGGGGTTGGCAGAAAT AATGTTGAAGAAGTATCAGCATGATCCGCACGTATTGCAACGTGTCTCCAAACATTTTTTCTGTGAGAATGTTTATAACGACGACTCGACAGACCAGCCAAAACCAAGGTGGCGCTTTCGGAACTCCTTTGAGGAAGATGTTGCTTCTGCTCATATGACATATGATGATGCCTTTTAcaataagaaaatcaattcgGTGAAAACTGATCTGAGGAAGACCAATCTACAGCGCAGGAAAATTAAT ATGAGTGCAGCAGCTGATGTTCTGGAGGCAATTGAAGACCCATTTGACTGCATATTTGGCTCTTCAGCAAGTGTCCAAGATATTCATCATCCTGATGCATTTAGCTCACTGCCTAGAAGGCATAACTATAACCAGAAAAGGTCCCAGCGTAGGCATAGGATGCGTCACAAGGAGAACATGGATGTTTGA
- the LOC101260056 gene encoding folate-biopterin transporter 1, chloroplastic-like isoform X1 — MSVTVAMPEDPVQQENDAEPLLHSTDRNEDLLTTTSNEDSSSSDKTCCHKDKNSISSARCFGVELTPDNIAVAMVYFVQGVLGLSDLAVSFYLKDDLHLDPAEAAVISGFSSLPWLIKPLYGFISDSFPLFGYRRRSYLVLSGLLGALSWFLMATFVDSKYGAAFCILIGSLSVAFSDVVVDSMVVERARGESQSMSGSLQSLCWGSSACGGIFSSYFSGSLVEVYGVRSVFGVTALLPLITSAVSLLVKEEPVLGPARNLSLRNGFFESSKSSIIQLWGAVKQPNVFLPTLFIFLFQTTPQSGSATFFFITNKLGFTPEFLGRLKLVTSVASLIGVALYNGFLKKVPLRKIFLVTTIIGSALGMTQVLLVTGLNRKFGISDEWFSIGDSLILSVLGQAFFMPVLVLAARICPMGMEATFFATLMSIANGGGTLGGLLGAGLTHILGVTKDKFDNLAILITICNLSSLLPLPLLGLLPRDEPDSEENTDIEMTPY; from the exons ATGTCAGTCACCGTTGCAATGCCGGAAGACCCAGTCCAACAAGAAAATGATGCTGAACCGTTGCTTCATTCTACAGACC GAAATGAAGATCTCCTGACAACCACTAGCAATGAAGATTCTAGTTCATCTGATAAAACTTGCTGTCACAAGGACAAAAATTCTATTAGCTCAGCCAGATGCTTCGGGGTGGAGCTAACCCCAGATAACATTGCTGTTGCTATGGTATATTTTGTTCAAGGGGTCTTGGGCCTTTCAGATCTTGCTGTTAGCTTTTATTTGAAAGATGACCTACACCTAGACCCTGCAGAG GCAGCTGTGATATCTGGTTTCTCATCATTGCCATGGCTTATAAAGCCGTTATATGGATTCATCAG TGATTCCTTCCCACTCTTTGGATACCGGAGAAGGTCATATTTGGTACTATCTGGACTTCTTGGAGCACTCTCATGGTTTTTGATGGCCACCTTTGTAGACAGCAAGTATGGTGCTGCTTTCTGCATACTTATTGGTTCTCTTTCTGTTGCTTTCTCAGATGTT GTTGTAGATTCCATGGTCGTTGAAAGGGCACGTGGTGAGTCCCAAAGCATGTCAGGATCTCTTCAGTCACTTTGCTGGGGTTCTTCAGCATGTGGTGGAATTTTCAGTTCTTACTTCAGTGGATCCCTTGTGGAAGTTTATGGCGTGAg GTCCGTTTTTGGTGTAACAGCATTACTTCCACTGATAACATCTGCAGTATCTTTGCTTGTGAAAGAGGAGCCTGTACTTGGCCCAGCAAGGAATCTCTCTTTAAGAAATGGCTTCTTTGAGAGTTCAAAAAGTAGCATTATCCAGTTATGGGGAGCTGTTAAGCAGCCTAATGTTTTTCTTCCCACACTATTTATTTTCCTATTTCAGACAACACCACAGTCAGGTTCTGCTACGTTTTTCTTCAT AACCAATAAACTTGGTTTCACTCCAGAATTTTTAGGCCGCCTTAAGCTTGTTACTTCAGTTGCATCACTTATTGGTGTTGCACTTTACAATGGTTTCTTAAAGAAAGTTCCTTTAAGGAAAATATTCCTTGTGACAACTATTATTGGTTCAGCTCTTGGGATGACACAG GTTCTGCTGGTAACTGGATTAAACCGAAAGTTTGGCATTAGTGATGAGTGGTTTTCAATTGGGGATTCCTTGATTCTATCTGTTCTTGGTCAG GCTTTCTTCATGCCTGTTCTTGTATTAGCTGCAAGAATATGTCCAATGGGAATGGAGGCTACTTTCTTTGCAACCCTTATGTCCATAGCCAATGGGGGAGGTACCCTTGGGGGCCTACTTGGTGCAGGTCTAACTCACATCCTTGGTGTCACCAAGGACAAATTTGATAACTTGGCTATCCTAATAACTATCTGCAATCTCAGCTCCCTACTGCCTTTACCACTACTTGGCCTTCTTCCTCGAGATGAACCCGATTCAGAGGAGAATACTGATATTGAGATGACGCCATATTGA
- the LOC101260350 gene encoding uncharacterized protein: MEIVLAKCDCCGLKEECTIEYISEVKENFEGKWLCGLCSEAVRDEFNRGNKKQYFIEMEEALKAHMSFCRKYKSNNPAVHVADGMRQMLRRRSGDLSTNSSSKKYTSRSITT; the protein is encoded by the coding sequence ATGGAAATAGTATTGGCAAAGTGTGATTGTTGTGGATTAAAAGAAGAGTGTACAATAGAGTACATAAGTGAAGTGAAAGAGAATTTTGAAGGTAAATGGCTATGTGGATTATGTTCAGAAGCTGTTAGAGATGAATTTAATAGAGGAAACAAGAAgcaatattttattgaaatggAAGAAGCTTTAAAAGCTCACATGTCATTTTGTAGAAAATATAAGTCTAATAATCCTGCTGTTCATGTAGCTGATGGTATGAGGCAAATGTTAAGAAGAAGGTCAGGTGATTTGTCAACTAATTCTTCTTCTAAGAAGTATACAAGTAGATCAATCACTACATAA